From a region of the Janthinobacterium sp. 61 genome:
- a CDS encoding alkaline phosphatase family protein, whose protein sequence is MARIDHIVVLMMENRSFDHILGYLGLEGGRAGPAMPMCM, encoded by the coding sequence ATGGCGCGTATCGATCATATCGTCGTGCTGATGATGGAAAACCGCTCGTTCGACCACATCCTCGGCTACCTGGGCCTGGAAGGCGGGCGCGCCGGGCCAGCCATGCCAATGTGCATGTAG
- a CDS encoding YjfB family protein — MDVGSIAQLSTTMAETGTRQAVGLTVLKKAQDIQSSTATALLAALPPIQAAPSLPAHLGNRINTTA; from the coding sequence ATGGACGTCGGAAGCATTGCTCAACTATCAACTACGATGGCGGAGACAGGCACGCGGCAAGCCGTCGGCTTGACTGTCCTGAAAAAAGCCCAGGATATCCAAAGCTCGACTGCCACAGCCTTGCTGGCAGCCCTGCCACCGATACAGGCCGCGCCTAGCCTGCCGGCTCACCTCGGTAACCGCATCAACACGACAGCCTGA
- the mobB gene encoding molybdopterin-guanine dinucleotide biosynthesis protein B, with protein sequence MHDAMPTHPVLGVIGRSGSGKTTLLEFVVKELAARGLRVNLVKHSHHDLALEPPQKDSARLRLAGAAEVLVASPYRFAIVHELRGAPEPSLAQQLGRMGPADLTLVEGFKTDPIPKLEVFRPEVGQAPLYPHDPHVIAVASDSPAPADLREGVQWLDLNVREHVLAWLLHRLEK encoded by the coding sequence ATGCACGATGCGATGCCCACCCACCCGGTACTGGGGGTGATCGGCCGTTCCGGTAGCGGCAAGACGACCCTGCTGGAATTTGTGGTGAAGGAACTGGCGGCGCGGGGCTTGCGCGTCAACCTGGTCAAGCACAGCCACCATGACCTGGCGCTGGAGCCGCCGCAGAAAGACAGCGCCCGCTTGCGCCTGGCCGGTGCGGCCGAAGTGCTGGTGGCGTCGCCGTATCGTTTTGCCATCGTGCATGAGCTGCGCGGCGCACCCGAGCCTAGCCTGGCGCAGCAATTGGGCCGCATGGGGCCGGCGGACCTGACCCTGGTGGAGGGTTTCAAGACGGACCCCATCCCCAAGCTGGAAGTGTTCCGCCCGGAAGTGGGGCAGGCGCCCCTGTATCCGCATGATCCGCATGTGATCGCCGTCGCCTCCGACAGCCCGGCGCCGGCCGACCTGCGCGAGGGCGTGCAATGGCTGGACTTGAATGTACGCGAGCATGTGCTGGCATGGTTGCTGCACAGGCTGGAAAAATAA
- a CDS encoding general secretion pathway protein GspB, with protein sequence MSYILEALKKSQAERQLGELPSIHAPQVQLHDAAASSAARRAPVWLALGGVGVAVAAALLLWQPWRAGAAAPVVPAVLAQAVPAPVAALPAAPAPAPVVASVPPAAIAAPVHHARPVAEPKQEMPGQTVPPPVAAPAPAATAPAAPPTPAVEETVAGMRDLPEPIQRQIPAIVIGGYIYSKNPADRLLLIDKVLRHEGEELAPGLVLEKLQPKAAIFSFKGYRYRVPY encoded by the coding sequence ATGTCTTACATACTAGAAGCACTGAAAAAATCGCAGGCCGAGCGCCAACTGGGCGAGTTGCCCTCGATTCACGCACCGCAAGTGCAGCTGCACGATGCCGCCGCGTCCTCTGCTGCGCGGCGCGCACCCGTCTGGCTGGCGCTGGGCGGCGTGGGCGTTGCCGTGGCTGCCGCGTTGCTGCTGTGGCAGCCTTGGCGGGCGGGCGCGGCTGCGCCTGTCGTCCCTGCCGTGCTGGCCCAGGCTGTGCCCGCGCCCGTGGCTGCCTTGCCAGCGGCTCCTGCGCCCGCGCCTGTGGTGGCCTCCGTGCCGCCAGCGGCCATCGCCGCACCCGTGCACCATGCCAGGCCTGTGGCGGAACCGAAGCAGGAGATGCCCGGTCAAACCGTGCCGCCGCCCGTTGCGGCCCCCGCGCCTGCGGCCACCGCGCCTGCGGCGCCGCCCACGCCCGCCGTAGAGGAAACGGTGGCTGGCATGCGCGACCTGCCCGAGCCGATACAGCGGCAAATCCCCGCCATCGTCATCGGCGGCTATATCTATTCAAAGAATCCGGCTGACCGTCTGTTGCTGATCGACAAGGTCCTGCGCCACGAGGGCGAGGAGCTGGCGCCGGGCCTGGTGCTGGAGAAATTACAGCCGAAGGCTGCCATCTTCAGTTTCAAGGGCTACCGCTACCGCGTGCCGTATTGA
- a CDS encoding DUF2282 domain-containing protein, translated as MNKRQALIAAALAGLCAGTTVHAAAHDGPAPGDKEKCYGVAKAGQNDCASSDGAHSCAGQAEADNLPTEWTYVAKGTCEQAGGSVKPIKAGKAAKPATQP; from the coding sequence ATGAACAAACGTCAAGCTCTCATCGCCGCCGCCCTCGCGGGCCTCTGTGCCGGCACCACCGTCCATGCTGCCGCGCACGATGGCCCCGCCCCTGGCGACAAGGAAAAATGCTACGGCGTGGCCAAGGCAGGGCAGAACGACTGCGCCTCGTCCGACGGCGCGCATTCCTGCGCGGGCCAGGCGGAGGCAGACAACTTGCCTACGGAATGGACCTATGTTGCCAAGGGCACGTGCGAACAGGCGGGCGGCTCCGTCAAGCCCATCAAGGCCGGCAAGGCCGCCAAGCCAGCCACCCAACCGTAA
- a CDS encoding DUF692 family multinuclear iron-containing protein codes for MPPVPALAGAGVGLRAAHYRDFLARRPRVGWLEVHTENYLQPSGWDSHVLCALRHDYPLSLHGVGLGLGSARGFSEAHLQRVRGVVERVEPALVSEHLCWGAVAQQQLNDLLPLALNGAALDLLCARVGRVQDVLKRPILLENVSTYLRFADDAMSEAQFLAELARRSGCGLLLDINNLYVNQCNHGEDALLAMQAIAPGSVGELHLGGHLLTPQAVIDHHGAAVADPVWDLYAAALLRFGAVPTLVEWDTHLPPLDILLGEADKAQAMLARQAPQAPWLGAAAPPAATAAPAETLAQQQQAFATALFDPVAALPSFAGAAVQERFALYRGNVSATWRRTLGQAYPVVLALVGEDFFAGLARAYGRKMPSDSADLNQFGARFADFLAAFPPVAAFPYLPDMARLEWALHLAHYAADAQALAPESLAALHPDQLEVRRFTLHPACALLASNWQVAALWQAHQEGEGQGMFPQDMQVASWVLVCRPRWKPQVQVVDAAAHAALLALQQGKTFGAALDVAFEQDPAFDLAAHLRQWLAHAVLAA; via the coding sequence ATGCCGCCAGTTCCCGCGCTTGCCGGCGCCGGCGTCGGCTTGCGCGCCGCGCACTACCGCGACTTCCTGGCGCGCCGGCCTCGCGTGGGCTGGCTGGAAGTGCATACCGAAAATTATCTGCAGCCGTCGGGCTGGGATAGTCATGTGTTGTGTGCCCTGCGCCACGATTACCCGCTCAGCCTGCATGGCGTGGGCCTTGGCCTGGGTTCCGCGCGGGGCTTTTCCGAGGCCCATTTGCAGCGCGTGCGCGGCGTGGTGGAGCGCGTCGAGCCGGCCCTCGTGTCGGAACACCTGTGCTGGGGCGCCGTGGCGCAGCAGCAACTCAATGATCTGTTGCCGCTGGCCTTGAATGGCGCCGCCCTGGATTTGTTGTGCGCAAGAGTGGGGCGGGTGCAAGATGTGCTGAAAAGGCCGATCTTGCTGGAGAATGTATCCACTTACCTGCGTTTTGCCGACGATGCCATGAGCGAGGCGCAATTCCTGGCGGAGCTGGCGCGTCGCAGCGGTTGTGGACTGCTGCTCGATATCAATAACCTGTATGTCAACCAGTGCAACCACGGCGAAGATGCCCTGCTAGCCATGCAAGCCATCGCGCCGGGCAGCGTGGGCGAACTGCACCTGGGCGGCCATCTGCTGACGCCGCAGGCCGTGATCGACCACCATGGCGCCGCCGTCGCCGATCCCGTCTGGGACTTGTATGCGGCCGCGCTGCTGCGCTTTGGCGCCGTGCCCACCCTGGTCGAATGGGATACGCATTTGCCGCCGCTGGATATCCTGTTGGGTGAGGCGGACAAGGCGCAGGCCATGCTGGCGCGTCAGGCGCCACAGGCGCCATGGCTGGGAGCGGCGGCGCCGCCGGCCGCCACTGCCGCTCCCGCCGAAACACTGGCGCAGCAGCAGCAAGCTTTTGCCACGGCCCTGTTTGATCCCGTGGCGGCCCTGCCATCCTTCGCGGGGGCGGCGGTGCAGGAGCGCTTTGCACTGTATCGTGGCAATGTGAGCGCCACCTGGCGCCGCACCCTGGGTCAGGCATATCCTGTCGTGCTGGCGCTGGTAGGCGAGGATTTCTTTGCTGGCCTGGCACGCGCGTATGGCCGGAAGATGCCATCCGATAGCGCGGATTTGAACCAGTTTGGTGCCCGTTTCGCCGATTTTCTCGCTGCTTTCCCGCCTGTGGCCGCATTCCCCTATTTGCCGGACATGGCGCGCCTGGAATGGGCCTTGCACCTTGCCCATTACGCGGCCGATGCGCAGGCGCTGGCGCCCGAGTCGCTGGCCGCCTTGCATCCTGATCAGCTGGAAGTGCGCCGTTTTACCTTGCATCCCGCTTGCGCCTTGCTGGCATCGAACTGGCAAGTGGCGGCCTTGTGGCAGGCGCATCAGGAGGGTGAAGGGCAGGGGATGTTTCCGCAGGATATGCAGGTGGCGAGCTGGGTGCTGGTATGTCGGCCGCGCTGGAAGCCGCAGGTGCAGGTAGTGGATGCGGCCGCGCACGCGGCCTTGCTGGCCTTGCAGCAAGGAAAAACGTTTGGCGCCGCGCTCGACGTGGCATTCGAGCAGGACCCGGCATTTGACCTGGCGGCACACTTGCGCCAGTGGCTGGCGCATGCGGTGCTTGCAGCGTAA